TACTGGTGCGGCGAGGGCGAGGTCACTCACTTCATCGGGAGCGACATCATCTACCATCACTGCATCTTCTGGCCCGCCCTCCTCCACGGCGCGGGCTACGGGACGCCCCATGCCGTCGTTGCCTCGGGCATGGTGAAGTTCGAGGACCAGAAGTTCTCGAAGTCTCGCGGCTATGTCGTCTGGACGAACGATGACTACCTGGACCAGGGCCTCCCGGCCGATTACCTTCGCTACTACCTCCTCTCGTACACGAGCCACACGAAGGAACTGAACTTCTCCTGGCGGATCTTCCAGGAGCGGGTGAACTCCGAGATCGTCAACACTCTCGGGAACTTCTTCTACCGCACCCTCCACTTCGCCCACAAGTTCTTCGGCGGCGTCCCGCCCGGCCAGGCCGACCCCGAGGTTCTCTCCGAGATCGGGCGCTGCCTGGAGGGGCTGGACGTCTCGGTGCGGGAGTACGAGTTCAAGAACGCGGTGGACTCGATGATGGCGCTCGCCGCCTACGGGAACACGTACATCCAGAACAACGCCCCCTGGAAATTGGTCAAGACCGACCGCGCCGCCGCGGAGCAGGTGATCATCAACTGCCTCCAGATCGCCCGCGCCCTCGCCCTCATCATCGAACCGGTCATGCCCGACGCCGCGGGGCGTGCCTGGGCGATGCTCGGCTATGCTGACAATGTCTCGGCCCACCGGGTCGACGAAGCGCTCGAACTGGTGCAGAGCGGACCCCTGCCGGCACCCGAACCCCTCTTTGCAAAGATCGAGGACGATAAGGTGGCTGAACTGGAAAAAATTCTGGAAAAACGCGTGAGTGAAGCACGGATGAAAGAAATGAAAGCAGCAGAAGAGACCTCTGAGATCTCCATCGACGATTTTGCGGCGATGGACCTCCGGGTCGCCCGCGTCGTCAGCGCGGAAGCGGTGAAGGGTTCGAAGAAACTGCTGAGGATCATGGTCGACCTCGGCGACGAGCAGAGGCAGGTCGTCTCCGGCATCGCCACGTTCTACTCCCCCGAAGAACTCGTCGGGAAGAGCGTCGTCATGATTGTGAACCTGAAGCCCGCGAAGATCTTCGGGATCGAGAGCCAGGGCATGATCCTTGCGGCGGGCGACGCGGCCTCCCTCCTCATGCCCCTGCGCGATGTCGCGCCCGGCACGAAGATCCGATAAACTCTTTTTTTGGCTCTGTAGAAACCCTCATACTTCGGCCGATGTAACCCCGATCCTATGAAGAGGTATACAGATCCACTGCCTTCCCCACGATCTAGCCGGGGGACTTTTGCCCCCGGACCCCCGCTCAGGATTGGACCTCAAAGGGGCAAACGTGCATTTTGAAAAGGGGACTGCCCTCCACCCCCTATCCCAGTGGCAGGGGGATCGGGGGGCGGCAGCCCCCCGGACCAAGCACATCTGAATAGAATTTTTCTCCCTATCGCTTCAGGAAGTACTTTCCCATGAGGGTTTCTACAGAGCCCTTCCTCCCTTCATTCCTCGACCCGCACCCTTACCCTGACCGTGCCGGCCCCGTCGTTGATCCCGACCTCCCAGATGCCCGCGGAGGGGAAGGGTTCGACGGTGTCGAGGTAGTCGCCGGAGAAGACCATCCCCGGTTCATTGGTGATCCAGTATTCCGGGGTGTCGGCGCGGCCTGTGCCGTACCTGAAGAGGTACCAGGTGGTGTTCCGGCCGCCCGCGGTGGGCCGGAGGACGCCTCTGCCGACCGTGTGGCCGACGCCCTCGGGGTCGGTGAGAGTGACATCCACGGCGCAGATCCCCTCGATCACGATCACTGTCCCGTTCCCCGCGCAGACTGTTTCAGCCCGTGGGATATGCGGGTCATGGGAGGGGGCCGTTACGATCAGGG
This window of the Methanofollis ethanolicus genome carries:
- the metG gene encoding methionine--tRNA ligase; the encoded protein is MSGKPLLVTCGLPYTNGPCHLGHLRTYVPADFYVRYLRRCGEDVVFICGSDNHGTPIVISAEQEGATPRVLAERYHAHFDETFKRMEISFDHFGMTDDAANHRRAQSMVQALIDNGYVYSQTIQQSFCTKCNRFLPDRYVEGICPYCGASARGDECDRGCGRHLEPGEIKNPVCKVCGSPAEMREQEHFFFKLGEFKDFLLTYLDGLSGTSNARNYAIGWVKDELHDWCITRTLDWGVKFPGRNDLVVYVWVDAPIGYISFTEEWAAKTGNDWKCYWCGEGEVTHFIGSDIIYHHCIFWPALLHGAGYGTPHAVVASGMVKFEDQKFSKSRGYVVWTNDDYLDQGLPADYLRYYLLSYTSHTKELNFSWRIFQERVNSEIVNTLGNFFYRTLHFAHKFFGGVPPGQADPEVLSEIGRCLEGLDVSVREYEFKNAVDSMMALAAYGNTYIQNNAPWKLVKTDRAAAEQVIINCLQIARALALIIEPVMPDAAGRAWAMLGYADNVSAHRVDEALELVQSGPLPAPEPLFAKIEDDKVAELEKILEKRVSEARMKEMKAAEETSEISIDDFAAMDLRVARVVSAEAVKGSKKLLRIMVDLGDEQRQVVSGIATFYSPEELVGKSVVMIVNLKPAKIFGIESQGMILAAGDAASLLMPLRDVAPGTKIR